A single Campylobacter hyointestinalis subsp. hyointestinalis DNA region contains:
- the atpD gene encoding F0F1 ATP synthase subunit beta yields MKGIISQVMGPVVDVDFKDYLPKINEAIEVNFTVEGKTNKLILETAAHLGDNRVRTIAMDMSEGLTRGLDAIALGSPISVPVGDKVLGRIFNVVGDLIDEGENEIFEKKWSIHRDPPAFEDQSTKSEIFETGIKVVDLLAPYAKGGKVGLFGGAGVGKTVIIMELIHNVAFKHSGYSVFAGVGERTREGNDLYNEMKESGVLDKVALCYGQMNEPPGARNRIALTGLTMAEYFRDEMGLDVLMFIDNIFRFSQSGSEMSALLGRIPSAVGYQPTLASEMGRLQERITSTKKGSITSVQAVYVPADDLTDPAPATVFAHLDATTVLNRAIAEKGIYPAVDPLDSTSRMLDPQILGEEHYKIARGVQAVLQKYKDLQDIIAILGMDELSEEDKLTVDRARKIEKYLSQPFFVAEVFTGSPGKYVSLEETIAGFKGILEGKYDHLPENAFYMVGNIDEAIAKAEKMKA; encoded by the coding sequence ATGAAAGGTATTATTAGCCAAGTTATGGGTCCTGTAGTTGATGTCGATTTCAAAGACTACTTGCCTAAGATTAACGAAGCTATTGAAGTAAATTTTACAGTAGAGGGCAAGACGAATAAACTTATCCTAGAGACTGCTGCTCATCTTGGCGACAACCGTGTAAGAACGATCGCTATGGATATGAGTGAAGGTCTTACTAGAGGACTAGATGCTATTGCGCTTGGCTCACCTATAAGTGTTCCAGTCGGCGATAAAGTTTTGGGAAGAATTTTCAATGTTGTCGGTGATTTGATTGATGAGGGCGAAAATGAAATTTTTGAGAAAAAATGGTCGATTCACAGAGATCCACCAGCATTTGAAGATCAAAGTACAAAAAGTGAGATTTTCGAAACAGGTATAAAAGTCGTAGATCTTTTAGCTCCTTATGCAAAAGGTGGTAAAGTCGGACTATTTGGTGGTGCTGGCGTTGGTAAAACAGTTATCATAATGGAACTTATCCACAACGTTGCATTTAAGCATAGTGGTTATTCTGTATTTGCAGGTGTTGGCGAAAGAACAAGAGAGGGTAATGACCTTTATAACGAAATGAAAGAATCCGGCGTTTTGGACAAAGTTGCCTTATGCTATGGACAAATGAATGAACCACCAGGGGCAAGAAACCGTATAGCACTTACTGGTCTTACAATGGCTGAGTATTTCCGTGACGAGATGGGGCTAGATGTTCTTATGTTTATCGACAACATTTTCCGTTTCTCACAATCAGGTTCAGAGATGTCAGCTCTTCTTGGACGTATCCCAAGTGCGGTTGGTTATCAGCCTACATTAGCTAGTGAAATGGGAAGACTTCAAGAGAGGATCACATCGACTAAAAAAGGTTCGATTACGTCTGTTCAGGCTGTATATGTACCAGCTGATGACCTTACTGACCCAGCGCCTGCGACAGTTTTTGCCCACCTTGATGCAACAACTGTTCTTAACCGTGCTATCGCTGAAAAAGGTATCTACCCAGCAGTTGATCCACTTGATTCAACTTCAAGAATGCTTGATCCTCAAATTTTAGGTGAAGAGCATTACAAAATCGCTCGCGGAGTTCAAGCTGTGCTTCAAAAATACAAAGATTTGCAAGATATTATCGCGATTCTTGGTATGGATGAGCTTAGCGAAGAAGATAAACTTACAGTTGATAGAGCTAGAAAGATAGAAAAATACCTATCTCAACCGTTCTTCGTTGCAGAAGTTTTCACAGGTAGTCCTGGTAAATATGTAAGCCTTGAAGAGACAATTGCCGGATTTAAAGGTATTTTAGAAGGCAAATACGATCATCTACCAGAAAATGCGTTCTATATGGTAGGAAATATTGATGAGGCGATCGCTAAAGCTGAAAAAATGAAGGCATAA
- the atpG gene encoding ATP synthase F1 subunit gamma: MSNLKDIKRKIKSVQNTQKTTKAMKLVSTAKLKKAEEAARHSRVYALKINEVISEIAYKINQFKIVGKDSKFFDLDTPVTKIDIIFVTADKGLCGGFNISTIKTIKNMIEEYKSKKIKVRLRAVGKKGIEFFNFQGTEILESYKGVSSAPTYEKAQGIIADAINDFMSGATDKVILVHNGYKNMISQEIRINDIVPVDIPSIEGASASSSLMEIEPENDDKILDELMKKYFEYSMYYALVDSLAAEHSARMQAMDNATNNAKARVKELQLAYNKARQESITTELIEIISGVESMK, from the coding sequence ATGTCAAATTTAAAAGATATCAAAAGGAAGATTAAGAGCGTTCAAAACACTCAGAAAACAACAAAAGCGATGAAGCTCGTATCTACTGCTAAACTAAAAAAAGCAGAAGAAGCAGCTCGTCACTCACGTGTTTATGCTCTTAAGATAAATGAGGTGATAAGCGAAATCGCTTATAAAATAAATCAATTTAAAATAGTCGGTAAAGATAGTAAATTTTTTGATTTAGATACTCCAGTAACAAAGATAGATATTATATTTGTTACGGCAGATAAGGGACTTTGCGGTGGATTTAATATATCTACCATAAAAACCATTAAAAATATGATAGAAGAGTATAAATCAAAAAAAATCAAAGTAAGATTAAGAGCCGTAGGTAAAAAAGGTATCGAATTTTTTAATTTTCAAGGCACTGAAATCCTAGAGAGCTATAAAGGTGTAAGTTCTGCACCGACATACGAAAAAGCTCAAGGCATTATTGCTGACGCTATTAACGATTTTATGTCAGGCGCTACGGATAAGGTCATACTTGTCCATAATGGATATAAAAATATGATTTCTCAAGAGATCAGGATAAATGATATCGTTCCTGTAGATATCCCATCTATAGAGGGTGCTAGCGCTTCTAGTTCTCTTATGGAGATAGAACCAGAAAATGATGATAAGATCCTTGATGAGCTTATGAAAAAGTATTTTGAATATAGTATGTATTACGCTTTGGTAGATTCATTAGCAGCTGAGCATAGTGCTAGAATGCAGGCTATGGATAATGCTACAAATAATGCAAAAGCTAGAGTGAAAGAGTTACAACTTGCTTATAATAAAGCAAGACAAGAGAGCATTACGACAGAGCTTATAGAGATTATAAGCGGTGTTGAGAGTATGAAGTAA
- the atpA gene encoding F0F1 ATP synthase subunit alpha, giving the protein MSVKLKADEISSIIKERIENFDLSVDVEETGKVISVADGVANVYGLKNVMAGEMVEFEGGEKGMALNLEESSVGIVVLGKSSGIKEGTSVKRLGKLLRVPVGDALIGRVVNALGEPIDAKGAIEATETRFIEEKAKGIMARKSVHEPLQTGIKAIDGLVPIGRGQRELIIGDRQTGKTTVAIDTIINQKGQDVICIYVAIGQKQSTVAQVVKKLEEYGAMDYTIVVNASASDSAALQYLAPYAGVTMGEYFRDNSRHALIIYDDLSKHAVAYREMSLILRRPPGREAYPGDVFYLHSRLLERASKLSDKLGAGSLTALPIIETQAGDVSAYIPTNVISITDGQIFLESDLFNSGIRPAINVGLSVSRVGGSAQIKAIKKVSGTLRLDLAQYRELQAFAQFASDLDESSRKQLERGQRMVEVLKQPPYSPLPVENQVIIIFAGSKGYLDDVPVSAVTKFEAELYPYIEARYPEIFEQIRTKKALDKDIEETLTKALNDFKATFSAE; this is encoded by the coding sequence GTGAGTGTAAAATTAAAAGCTGACGAAATTAGCAGTATCATCAAAGAACGCATTGAGAATTTTGACTTAAGCGTTGATGTTGAAGAAACTGGTAAAGTAATATCCGTTGCTGATGGAGTTGCTAACGTCTATGGTCTAAAAAATGTTATGGCCGGAGAGATGGTAGAGTTTGAGGGCGGCGAAAAAGGTATGGCTTTAAACCTTGAAGAAAGTAGTGTTGGTATAGTTGTACTTGGTAAATCAAGTGGTATAAAAGAAGGAACTAGCGTTAAAAGATTGGGAAAACTTCTTCGTGTTCCAGTCGGTGATGCTTTGATAGGACGCGTTGTAAATGCACTTGGTGAGCCAATAGATGCAAAAGGCGCTATAGAAGCTACAGAAACAAGATTTATCGAAGAAAAAGCAAAAGGCATCATGGCTAGAAAATCAGTTCATGAGCCACTACAAACTGGTATCAAAGCTATTGACGGTTTGGTTCCGATCGGTCGCGGACAAAGAGAACTCATCATTGGCGATCGTCAAACAGGTAAAACAACAGTTGCTATAGATACTATCATAAACCAAAAAGGTCAAGATGTTATATGTATCTATGTAGCTATCGGTCAAAAACAATCTACAGTTGCTCAAGTTGTTAAAAAACTTGAAGAATATGGTGCTATGGATTATACGATAGTCGTAAATGCGAGCGCAAGCGACTCTGCGGCGCTTCAATATCTAGCTCCATACGCTGGTGTTACTATGGGTGAGTATTTCCGCGATAACTCACGCCATGCACTTATCATCTATGATGATTTGAGTAAGCATGCTGTCGCATATCGCGAAATGTCATTGATCTTAAGAAGACCGCCAGGTCGTGAAGCTTATCCAGGTGATGTTTTCTATCTACATTCAAGACTACTTGAAAGAGCTAGTAAATTAAGCGATAAATTAGGAGCAGGAAGTCTTACGGCTTTACCTATTATCGAGACTCAAGCAGGCGATGTTTCAGCTTATATTCCTACGAATGTTATTTCTATCACAGATGGTCAGATTTTCTTGGAGAGCGACTTGTTTAACTCAGGTATCCGTCCTGCTATTAACGTTGGTCTATCTGTTAGTCGTGTTGGCGGATCAGCTCAGATCAAAGCTATCAAGAAAGTTTCTGGAACACTTCGTCTTGATCTTGCTCAATATCGTGAACTTCAAGCGTTCGCTCAATTTGCAAGTGATCTTGATGAGAGCAGCAGAAAGCAACTTGAGCGTGGACAAAGAATGGTTGAAGTACTAAAACAACCTCCTTATAGCCCACTTCCAGTAGAAAATCAAGTTATCATAATTTTTGCGGGAAGTAAAGGTTACCTTGATGATGTTCCTGTAAGTGCAGTAACTAAATTTGAAGCTGAGCTTTATCCATATATAGAGGCTAGATATCCAGAAATTTTTGAGCAAATTAGAACTAAAAAAGCACTGGATAAAGATATCGAAGAAACTTTAACTAAAGCATTAAATGATTTCAAAGCAACATTTAGCGCTGAATAA
- a CDS encoding F0F1 ATP synthase subunit delta, whose translation MKEVIAKKYVRALISSLEASEFDKMNESLAILGVVSGFPRLKVILDSPDISSKSKSDFIFSLVENGSEKLKKFINLLGENKRLDVLPDIAKEFAYQKSVKDNEFTGLISGNFEFSKAEKEQLEQSFSKKFGSKISFETIKNDYNGVKIELDSLGLEVSFSIDRLKAQMSEYILKAI comes from the coding sequence ATGAAAGAAGTAATAGCTAAAAAATATGTAAGAGCATTGATTTCAAGTTTAGAGGCTAGTGAATTTGATAAAATGAATGAATCTTTAGCGATTCTTGGCGTTGTTTCAGGATTTCCAAGACTAAAAGTTATACTTGATTCGCCGGATATTTCTTCTAAAAGCAAATCCGATTTTATCTTTTCTTTGGTGGAAAATGGTTCGGAAAAACTTAAAAAATTTATCAATCTTCTAGGTGAAAACAAAAGACTTGACGTGTTGCCAGATATCGCAAAAGAATTTGCATATCAAAAATCCGTAAAAGACAATGAATTTACTGGATTGATATCTGGAAATTTTGAGTTTAGCAAAGCTGAGAAAGAGCAACTAGAACAAAGTTTTTCTAAAAAATTTGGTTCAAAGATTAGTTTTGAAACGATCAAAAATGATTACAACGGTGTCAAAATTGAGCTTGATAGTTTGGGTTTGGAAGTTAGTTTTTCTATAGATAGACTTAAGGCTCAAATGAGCGAATATATTTTAAAAGCAATTTAA
- a CDS encoding F0F1 ATP synthase subunit B produces the protein MKLRYISLLLIPVFVFASSNAAAQHDYDIVARTINFLIFAGILYYLIAEPVKNAYKGRINSIAARLEAIQDKLRESKAKKDEAIKAVEQAKENAKELVKTAKREAELLVCKVEADTQNELAYLEKSHEEQKAFEERKIIRTVVSEVLDELFTSDTLKVDQNEFVNLVLKKVS, from the coding sequence ATGAAACTTAGATATATATCATTATTATTAATTCCGGTATTTGTATTTGCTAGCAGCAATGCAGCTGCACAGCACGACTATGATATAGTTGCTAGAACTATAAATTTTCTTATATTTGCTGGAATTTTGTATTATTTGATCGCTGAACCGGTGAAAAATGCATATAAAGGAAGAATAAACTCTATAGCTGCTAGACTAGAAGCTATCCAAGATAAGCTTCGTGAATCAAAAGCCAAAAAAGATGAAGCTATAAAAGCCGTGGAACAAGCTAAAGAAAATGCCAAAGAGCTTGTAAAAACTGCTAAAAGAGAAGCCGAGCTTTTAGTTTGTAAGGTTGAAGCAGATACACAAAATGAACTTGCGTATTTAGAAAAAAGCCATGAAGAGCAAAAAGCTTTTGAAGAAAGAAAAATAATTAGAACCGTCGTAAGTGAAGTTTTAGATGAATTATTTACTTCAGATACTTTAAAAGTAGATCAAAACGAATTTGTAAATTTAGTGCTTAAGAAGGTGAGCTGA
- a CDS encoding FoF1 ATP synthase subunit B', whose translation MLEINLPLLIVTVVIFLGLIFVLNSILYKPLLRFIDDRNVSIKNDEESVSKNASDVGAYQADIERIISSARAEANSIKQTALNLAKDEAAKKIQAKKETLESEYELFSKDLVSRKDELKSMLLAKLPEFKSSLGIKLSKI comes from the coding sequence ATGTTAGAAATTAATCTACCGTTACTTATAGTTACGGTTGTGATTTTTTTAGGACTGATTTTTGTTCTAAATTCCATTCTTTACAAACCTCTTCTAAGATTTATCGACGATAGAAATGTATCGATAAAAAATGATGAAGAAAGCGTAAGTAAAAATGCTAGCGATGTTGGAGCATATCAAGCCGATATCGAAAGAATCATATCGAGTGCTAGAGCCGAAGCGAATTCTATCAAACAAACTGCTTTGAATTTAGCTAAAGATGAAGCCGCTAAAAAAATTCAAGCTAAAAAAGAGACTTTAGAATCAGAGTATGAACTTTTTTCCAAAGATTTAGTATCTAGAAAAGATGAATTAAAAAGTATGCTGTTAGCCAAACTTCCTGAGTTTAAAAGTAGTCTTGGCATAAAATTATCAAAGATTTAA
- a CDS encoding ParB/RepB/Spo0J family partition protein, producing MALGRGLSSILSDVEEAYDKELNRDLVKDIDIDKIIPNPYQPRTYFDEEALSELSQSIEKHGLIQPIIVIQNKNGYTLIAGERRLRATKMLGRSSIKAIVANLEDKNLRELALIENIQRENLSPIELANSYKELIEEYKITQEALSNIIKKSRTVITNTLRLLTLGDDTKKLIEDGKLTQGHAKIIVGLKKDDEKMVVDTIIGQRLNVRDTENLVKRLKNRSDKSSNLDNIQQDYNDNLSLLQAAFSNLGLNCKINKKKIILNLKDTDEIKYLIAKIQ from the coding sequence ATGGCATTAGGTAGAGGTCTTAGTTCGATACTTTCAGATGTTGAAGAGGCGTATGATAAAGAGTTAAATAGGGACTTAGTCAAAGATATCGATATAGATAAAATAATCCCAAATCCATATCAACCACGTACTTATTTTGATGAAGAAGCATTAAGCGAACTTAGTCAAAGTATAGAAAAACACGGACTTATCCAGCCTATCATCGTCATACAAAACAAAAATGGTTATACGCTTATAGCCGGTGAAAGACGTCTTCGCGCTACGAAAATGCTAGGAAGATCTAGCATAAAAGCCATAGTGGCAAATTTAGAAGATAAAAACTTAAGAGAATTAGCTCTTATAGAAAATATTCAAAGAGAAAATTTAAGCCCTATTGAGCTAGCAAATTCATATAAAGAGCTCATAGAAGAGTATAAAATAACGCAAGAAGCTTTATCTAATATTATAAAAAAAAGCCGTACCGTGATCACAAATACGCTTCGTTTGCTTACTTTAGGTGATGATACAAAAAAACTTATTGAAGATGGAAAACTAACTCAAGGTCACGCAAAAATCATAGTTGGATTAAAAAAAGATGATGAAAAAATGGTCGTAGATACGATCATTGGTCAAAGATTAAATGTAAGGGATACGGAAAATCTTGTAAAAAGACTTAAAAACAGATCAGATAAATCATCAAATTTAGATAATATACAGCAAGACTATAATGACAATCTAAGCTTACTTCAAGCAGCATTTTCAAATTTGGGATTAAATTGTAAGATAAATAAGAAAAAAATTATATTAAATTTAAAAGATACTGATGAAATTAAATATTTAATTGCAAAAATTCAGTAA
- a CDS encoding ParA family protein — translation MSEVITIANQKGGVGKTTTAVNLAASLGVAEKKVLLIDIDPQANATTGLGFSRSDYEFNIYHVLTGRKKLSEIILKTEIKSLHLAPSNIGLVGIEQEFNDQTKDYKAILKNKIAELRDSYDFIIIDSPPALGSLTINALSASDSVIIPIQCEFYAMEGLAQILNTVKVIKKSINPKLNIKGFLPTMYSAQNNLSKETVADLKKHFENKLFKVEGSEEGFVIIPRNVKLAESPSFGKPVILYDIKSSGSIAYQNLAYSIMG, via the coding sequence ATGAGTGAAGTTATAACAATAGCCAATCAAAAAGGCGGCGTAGGTAAAACGACAACAGCTGTAAATTTGGCTGCATCGCTAGGCGTGGCTGAAAAAAAAGTTCTTTTGATAGACATTGATCCACAAGCTAATGCTACAACTGGACTCGGTTTTAGTAGGAGCGATTATGAGTTTAACATATATCATGTTCTAACAGGCAGAAAAAAACTTAGTGAAATCATACTAAAAACAGAGATCAAATCGCTTCATCTAGCTCCGTCAAATATAGGACTTGTCGGCATAGAACAAGAGTTCAACGATCAAACTAAAGACTATAAGGCTATACTAAAAAATAAAATTGCCGAACTTAGGGATAGCTATGATTTTATTATCATCGATAGTCCTCCTGCACTAGGAAGTCTTACTATAAATGCACTTAGCGCTAGCGATAGTGTTATCATACCTATACAATGCGAATTTTACGCTATGGAAGGACTTGCTCAGATCTTAAACACTGTAAAAGTTATCAAAAAGTCTATAAATCCAAAGTTAAATATTAAGGGATTTTTACCGACTATGTATAGTGCGCAAAATAATCTCTCAAAAGAGACTGTGGCCGATCTAAAAAAGCATTTTGAAAATAAATTATTTAAAGTAGAAGGTAGTGAAGAAGGCTTTGTTATAATCCCAAGAAATGTTAAGCTCGCAGAAAGCCCAAGCTTCGGTAAGCCGGTTATTTTGTATGATATCAAGTCTAGTGGTAGTATAGCGTATCAAAATTTAGCATATTCGATAATGGGGTAA
- a CDS encoding biotin--[acetyl-CoA-carboxylase] ligase, with translation MLKNAVITPPYALVASTQTNGVGSRGHSWQSDEGNLYFSFCINENDLANDVETASASIYFASLMGEFLKSCGSKLWIKWPNDFYLGDKKIGGVITTKIKSVYVCGMGINLKKSPSFANILDIDISVPNIVDGFINYLNLKISWKQIFSKYLIEFEKSRVFNTHIDGELTSLRDAILLNDGSIMIKDKKVYSLR, from the coding sequence ATGCTAAAAAATGCAGTCATAACTCCGCCTTATGCCCTAGTGGCAAGTACTCAAACAAACGGCGTAGGGAGCAGGGGGCATTCTTGGCAAAGCGATGAGGGAAATTTGTATTTTAGCTTTTGCATAAATGAAAACGATCTTGCAAATGACGTAGAAACAGCGTCTGCTAGCATATATTTTGCTAGTTTGATGGGTGAATTTTTAAAGAGTTGCGGCTCGAAACTTTGGATAAAATGGCCAAATGATTTTTATCTGGGTGATAAAAAAATCGGTGGAGTTATCACGACAAAAATAAAATCAGTATATGTGTGTGGTATGGGAATAAATTTAAAAAAATCACCAAGTTTTGCAAATATCCTTGATATCGATATTTCAGTGCCAAATATTGTTGATGGATTTATTAATTATTTAAATTTAAAGATATCGTGGAAGCAAATTTTTAGCAAATATCTGATAGAATTCGAGAAATCAAGAGTTTTTAATACCCATATAGATGGCGAGCTAACGAGCCTTAGAGACGCTATTTTGCTGAACGACGGCTCGATAATGATAAAAGATAAAAAGGTGTATTCTTTAAGATGA
- the fmt gene encoding methionyl-tRNA formyltransferase, which yields MKNIVFMGTPDYASVILEAILKNGGYNVVAVFTQPDRPVGRKAILTPPEVKKTVLQTGLDIPIFQPLNLKDSSTANDIKALKPDFIVVAAYGQILPKDILDIAPCINLHASLLPKFRGASPIQEAILRGEKLSGVTAMRMGVGLDDGDMLGFSLIDISNLKSSELFCELAKMAASLSIKVLDEFDNISPIKQFSALSSKCTKIKKEDGLINLKINAKDIYAKFRAFYPWPGIFLENQTKILEMRVSNLSGPIGEILRIDQNGFVVGVNDGSIEINVLQEAGKKSVLAKDYINGKRLSVGSKFC from the coding sequence ATGAAAAATATAGTTTTTATGGGGACTCCTGATTATGCTAGTGTCATTTTAGAGGCTATATTAAAAAATGGTGGTTATAACGTAGTTGCGGTATTTACGCAGCCCGATCGCCCAGTAGGAAGAAAAGCGATCTTGACTCCTCCAGAAGTAAAAAAAACAGTTTTGCAAACTGGGCTTGATATCCCTATTTTTCAACCTTTAAATTTAAAAGATAGCAGCACTGCAAATGATATTAAGGCTTTAAAACCTGATTTTATCGTAGTTGCGGCTTATGGACAAATTTTACCAAAAGATATTTTAGATATCGCACCTTGTATAAATTTGCATGCTTCATTGCTCCCAAAATTTAGGGGTGCAAGTCCTATCCAAGAAGCGATTTTACGTGGCGAAAAGCTTAGTGGCGTAACTGCTATGAGAATGGGAGTAGGTCTTGATGATGGAGATATGCTAGGCTTTAGCTTGATTGATATATCAAATCTAAAATCAAGCGAACTTTTTTGCGAATTAGCAAAAATGGCTGCAAGTTTGAGCATAAAAGTACTTGACGAGTTTGATAATATATCGCCTATAAAGCAGTTTAGCGCACTTAGTAGCAAATGTACAAAGATAAAAAAAGAAGACGGGCTTATAAATTTAAAAATAAACGCTAAAGATATTTATGCTAAATTTAGAGCTTTTTATCCTTGGCCGGGTATCTTTTTAGAAAATCAAACTAAGATTTTAGAGATGAGAGTTTCAAATTTATCAGGTCCTATCGGTGAAATTTTACGTATTGATCAAAACGGTTTTGTAGTTGGTGTAAATGATGGAAGTATTGAGATAAACGTACTTCAAGAAGCCGGAAAAAAAAGTGTTTTGGCAAAAGATTATATAAATGGTAAAAGGCTAAGCGTTGGTAGTAAGTTTTGTTGA
- the proB gene encoding glutamate 5-kinase, translating into MKRVVIKVGSHVISDDHSVSEERVAHLCEFLYDLSLKYEVILVSSGAISTGQTKLDIPRTTVVNKQILSAIGQPYLMEIYSRALAKFGKKAAQLLLSAGDFDSRKKTNHALNVINGLLKNGIIPIINENDAIAISEIVYGDNDRLSSAVSFYFDADLLVILSDIDGYYDSDPRENKNAKIRHLVTSLSDEELNKTSDTGSKHGTGGITTKLLAAKFLMDNKKDMFLASGFDLSDARAFLLDNNQIGGTIFKGEQ; encoded by the coding sequence ATGAAAAGAGTGGTTATAAAAGTAGGTTCTCACGTGATCAGCGACGATCACAGTGTTAGTGAAGAAAGAGTCGCTCATCTGTGTGAGTTTTTATATGATTTAAGCTTAAAATACGAAGTGATTTTGGTAAGTTCTGGTGCTATAAGTACTGGTCAAACAAAGCTTGATATCCCAAGAACTACTGTTGTAAATAAACAAATTCTCTCTGCTATAGGACAGCCTTATTTGATGGAAATTTATAGTAGAGCTTTGGCTAAATTTGGTAAAAAAGCTGCTCAGCTTTTACTTAGCGCAGGCGACTTTGATTCAAGAAAAAAAACAAATCACGCACTAAACGTTATAAATGGTCTTTTGAAAAACGGTATTATACCTATCATAAATGAAAACGATGCTATCGCTATCAGCGAGATAGTTTATGGTGATAACGATAGACTTTCAAGCGCTGTTTCGTTTTATTTTGACGCTGATTTGCTAGTTATATTAAGTGATATCGATGGTTATTATGACAGCGATCCAAGAGAAAATAAAAATGCAAAAATCCGTCATCTAGTTACTAGTTTAAGCGATGAAGAGCTAAATAAAACTAGCGATACAGGAAGTAAACACGGTACGGGCGGCATTACGACAAAGCTTTTGGCTGCTAAGTTTTTGATGGACAATAAAAAAGATATGTTTTTAGCTAGTGGATTTGACCTTAGTGATGCAAGAGCATTTTTACTAGACAATAATCAAATAGGTGGTACAATCTTCAAAGGCGAACAATGA
- the obgE gene encoding GTPase ObgE, with protein MFIDSASFSVSSGKGGQGCASFRREKHVPLGGPDGGDGGNGGDVYFIVDNNTHTLANYKGKRSMKAANGVPGLPRNMTGRKGDNLELIVPPGTAVYDADTNDLLLDLTVEGQKELFLVGGKGGLGNVHFKTSVNQAPTKAQPGLPGETKNIRLELKLIADVGLVGFPNVGKSTLISSISNAKPQIANYEFTTLTPKLGLVEVDEFSGFIMADIPGIIEGASDGKGLGIQFLKHIERTKVLLYMIDLANYRSLKEQFETLKSEVLKFSPNLAKRDFAIALTRLDAAGDADEKIEEFLSEFKFDKKQDIYEYDRQKPFFVLPISSVAGDGLKELKFGLLEILKGEN; from the coding sequence ATGTTTATAGATAGTGCAAGTTTTAGTGTAAGTAGTGGCAAAGGCGGTCAGGGATGTGCTAGTTTTCGTCGCGAAAAACACGTTCCTTTAGGCGGACCAGACGGCGGAGATGGCGGGAATGGCGGAGATGTTTATTTTATAGTAGATAACAACACTCACACTCTAGCCAACTACAAAGGTAAAAGATCTATGAAAGCCGCAAACGGCGTACCTGGACTTCCTAGAAATATGACAGGAAGAAAAGGAGATAATCTCGAGCTTATCGTTCCGCCAGGGACTGCTGTTTATGACGCAGATACAAATGATCTTCTGCTAGATCTTACCGTAGAAGGTCAAAAAGAGCTATTTTTAGTGGGTGGAAAAGGCGGACTTGGAAATGTTCATTTTAAAACAAGCGTAAATCAAGCTCCGACTAAAGCCCAACCAGGACTTCCGGGCGAGACAAAAAATATCCGTTTGGAGCTAAAACTCATAGCAGACGTTGGTTTAGTAGGATTTCCAAACGTTGGCAAATCAACTCTTATTTCAAGTATATCAAACGCAAAGCCGCAGATCGCAAATTATGAATTTACAACTCTCACGCCAAAATTAGGACTTGTAGAAGTTGATGAGTTTAGTGGATTTATCATGGCAGATATACCAGGCATCATAGAAGGCGCAAGCGATGGAAAAGGACTTGGAATACAGTTTTTAAAACATATAGAAAGAACAAAAGTCCTACTTTATATGATAGATTTAGCAAACTATCGCTCACTTAAAGAGCAGTTTGAAACTCTAAAAAGTGAAGTTTTGAAATTTTCGCCAAATCTAGCAAAAAGAGACTTTGCTATAGCTTTGACGCGCCTTGACGCTGCAGGAGACGCTGATGAAAAGATAGAAGAGTTTTTGAGTGAATTTAAATTTGATAAAAAACAAGATATTTATGAATACGATCGCCAAAAGCCGTTTTTCGTACTTCCTATATCAAGCGTCGCTGGAGATGGTTTAAAAGAGCTTAAATTTGGACTTTTGGAGATTTTGAAAGGCGAAAATTAA
- the rpmA gene encoding 50S ribosomal protein L27 — protein MAHKKGQGSTQNNRDSIGRRLGVKKFGGEFVRAGNIIIRQRGTATHPGNNVGIGKDHTIFALVDGFVKFERKDKDRKKVSVYPAA, from the coding sequence ATGGCACACAAAAAAGGTCAAGGTTCAACCCAAAATAACCGTGATAGTATAGGTCGCCGCTTAGGTGTAAAAAAATTCGGTGGCGAGTTTGTAAGAGCTGGAAATATCATAATCCGCCAAAGAGGAACAGCAACTCATCCGGGCAATAACGTAGGTATTGGAAAAGATCATACTATATTTGCACTTGTTGATGGTTTTGTTAAATTCGAAAGAAAAGACAAAGACAGAAAAAAAGTTTCTGTTTATCCTGCAGCGTAA